The Eleutherodactylus coqui strain aEleCoq1 chromosome 6, aEleCoq1.hap1, whole genome shotgun sequence genome window below encodes:
- the LOC136631615 gene encoding protein S100-G-like: MVACLDIKLRLVVIFCLFCSPVLSQINTMSLKDTVIADIFKNYDKYATLEGKEDAMSVTEFTLFLKENFPIFMEGKKPDAVERLLASIDDDRDGELSFREHGNFLMHYLVALGNKNM; encoded by the exons ATG GTGGCTTGTCTGGACATAAAGCTGCGCCTCGTCGTCATCTTCTGTCTGTTTTGCTCTCCTGTGCTGTCTCAG ATAAACACGATGTCGCTGAAGGACACAGTTATTGCGGACATCTTTAAAAACTACGACAAATATGCAACGCTGGAGGGGAAGGAGGACGCCATGAGCGTCACGGAGTTCACACTCTTCCTAAAGGAGAACTTTCCGATATTCATGGAG GGTAAGAAGCCGGACGCGGTGGAGAGGTTGCTAGCTTCCATTGATGACGATCGAGATGGTGAGCTGTCGTTCAGGGAGCACGGTAACTTCCTGATGCATTACCTCGTGGCCCTCGGCAACAAAAATATGTAG
- the LOC136633242 gene encoding uncharacterized protein, producing the protein MAQSRQCPPTEMERSMEKIITIFQRYSGKEGNQATMNFKEFENFMKTELCSFTKNQKDPNVLQKMMNSVDGGIDGKRDQQLDFQEFLNLIGGMMVACNDALAKCPPTQKNPVPTSPPTEMESAMESIIRCFQHYAGKKGDMNQMNYMEFEAFMKTELKSFTDNQKDPNIVRKMMESVDGTVDGKQDRQLNFQEFMNMIGGIMVGCHAALMKHLKRV; encoded by the exons ATG GCACAAAGTCGGCAATGTCCTCCCACCGAGATGGAGCGCTCCATGGAGAAAATTATCACCATCTTCCAGAGATACTCTGGCAAGGAGGGGAACCAGGCCACCATGAACTTCAAGGAGTTTGAGAACTTCATGAAAACTGAGCTGTGCTCCTTCACCAAG AACCAGAAGGACCCAAACGTCCTACAGAAGATGATGAACTCCGTGGACGGCGGGATTGACGGAAAGAGGGACCAGCAGCTGGATTTCCAGGAGTTTCTTAACCTCATCGGGGGCATGATGGTGGCGTGTAATGACGCCTTGGCCAAGTGTCCTCCTACACAAAAG AACCCAGTCCCCACCAGCCCTCCCACAGAGATGGAATCCGCCATGGAGAGCATCATCCGCTGCTTCCAGCACTACGCCGGCAAGAAGGGCGACATGAATCAGATGAATTATATGGAGTTTGAGGCCTTCATGAAAACTGAGCTGAAGTCCTTCACAGAT AACCAGAAGGACCCGAACATCGTCCGTAAGATGATGGAGTCTGTGGATGGAACGGTTGACGGCAAACAAGACAGACAGCTGAATTTCCAGGAGTTCATGAACATGATAGGAGGGATAATGGTGGGCTGCCATGCCGCTCTCATGAAACACCTGAAGAGAGTGTGA